From Paenibacillus graminis, a single genomic window includes:
- a CDS encoding carbohydrate ABC transporter permease — MTKRTKGDLLLDTGVYLFLIALGMIMLLPLASVFSKSVSEEWAITSGKVGILPVGFQLDTLMRVISSSMFIRAFCISAGVTLIGTLISILMTALTAYPLSKRNLPGISFCMVLFIFTMLFSGGLIPNYLLMRQLHLVDNLWVLILPGMISVFNMLVIKSYYESLPEALEESARIDGAKTYTILFRIILPLSMPVIATIALFYAVGYWNDYFGPMIYINDTALKTLQLYLQDVVMDANSANLTNKSIDDLMNMSPEGIRAATVVASTVPILLVYPFMQKYFIKGVLIGSVKG, encoded by the coding sequence ATGACAAAACGGACCAAAGGCGATCTTTTACTGGATACCGGCGTGTATCTGTTTCTGATTGCCCTCGGAATGATCATGCTGCTGCCTCTGGCGAGTGTTTTCTCCAAATCTGTCAGTGAAGAATGGGCGATCACCTCCGGGAAGGTGGGGATTCTGCCAGTAGGCTTTCAGCTCGACACCCTGATGAGGGTCATTTCTTCATCCATGTTCATTCGGGCTTTCTGTATTTCCGCCGGTGTTACTCTCATCGGAACCCTGATTTCCATTCTCATGACGGCGCTTACAGCCTATCCGCTATCCAAACGCAATCTTCCCGGCATTTCCTTCTGCATGGTGCTGTTCATTTTCACGATGCTGTTCAGCGGCGGATTGATTCCCAATTATCTGCTGATGCGTCAGCTGCACCTCGTAGACAATCTCTGGGTGCTGATTCTTCCGGGGATGATCAGTGTATTCAATATGCTGGTGATCAAAAGCTATTATGAAAGCCTGCCCGAAGCACTGGAGGAATCGGCACGGATCGACGGAGCGAAGACCTATACCATTTTGTTCCGGATCATCCTTCCGCTCAGTATGCCGGTGATTGCCACTATCGCCCTGTTCTATGCTGTGGGTTACTGGAATGATTATTTCGGCCCGATGATTTACATTAATGACACCGCGCTCAAGACGCTGCAGCTCTACCTGCAGGATGTGGTGATGGACGCAAACAGCGCGAATCTCACGAATAAAAGCATAGATGATCTGATGAATATGTCTCCCGAAGGCATCCGTGCAGCCACAGTCGTCGCATCCACGGTGCCGATCCTGCTCGTATATCCGTTTATGCAGAAGTATTTCATCAAAGGGGTGCTGATTGGCTCGGTGAAGGGTTGA
- the trxA gene encoding thioredoxin — protein sequence MAMAIQHATDQNFNQLVQGNGVTVVNFWASWCGPCRMFAPVLEAFAKEAEGKVSVIKVNVDENPVTSAQYGIMSIPSTLIFQDGTLKYKETGILPAGTLRALASGEAG from the coding sequence ATAGCAATGGCAATTCAACATGCTACAGATCAGAATTTTAATCAGCTGGTTCAGGGAAATGGAGTAACAGTAGTGAACTTTTGGGCTTCCTGGTGTGGGCCGTGCAGAATGTTTGCTCCTGTTTTGGAGGCTTTTGCGAAGGAGGCAGAAGGGAAGGTTAGTGTCATTAAAGTCAATGTGGATGAAAATCCGGTAACGTCCGCCCAGTATGGGATTATGAGTATTCCCTCCACGCTTATTTTTCAGGACGGTACCTTAAAGTATAAGGAGACAGGGATTCTTCCGGCAGGTACTCTGCGCGCTCTGGCTTCAGGAGAAGCAGGATGA
- a CDS encoding extracellular solute-binding protein: MINRKWLTLVLCAGLVASAAGCGSSGNTNKGGAAEQTAGAQTESGSKPELKTLNLWSKDDYNTYTLAKVVEEQTGYKVKYEMLPADKAMDKLNLLISSAEPYDVITIAGEKAVYTDYAKMGALVDLTPLIDKYGGNIKASISPESFEAMKVDGKIYAIPNRASEFAGSSLLIRTDWLDKLGLKMPATLDELTAVLKAFKQKDPGGNGDKGAPLSIDGAMATMVNVTGAFGIATGWSEVDGKLVAAPLQPGFKEYLSYMSDLYKQGLLDKEFAVNKDATLKEKFTSGRAGVIPLPWYDIPGIADALTKNFPDAKYAYVPALKGKDGQAGLGMSGGFDRLTFIPKSSKHPEDAIKWINAKLDKDTFKLIAIGEEGKHFTYKDGVYSPILPLFTDERGLASNYLTGIDEKLYPVYWQARVQKDPRLFAGFTFLNREIPAEDRISDPLAMAPSLPEYSKNNASLNQMINDFAVKVIVGEESTGAVAAFIGKYNAAGGEASSKEVNEWYASVKK; the protein is encoded by the coding sequence ATGATAAATAGAAAATGGCTGACACTTGTGCTGTGTGCGGGGCTGGTGGCATCGGCGGCCGGCTGCGGTTCATCCGGCAATACGAACAAGGGGGGTGCAGCGGAGCAAACAGCCGGCGCGCAAACGGAGAGCGGTTCCAAACCGGAGCTGAAGACGCTTAATTTATGGTCGAAGGATGATTACAACACGTATACACTGGCTAAGGTGGTGGAGGAACAAACCGGCTATAAGGTTAAATACGAAATGCTGCCTGCCGACAAGGCCATGGATAAGCTGAATCTGCTGATCTCTTCCGCCGAGCCATACGATGTCATTACGATCGCTGGGGAAAAGGCCGTCTATACCGATTATGCCAAAATGGGCGCACTCGTCGATCTGACCCCACTGATTGACAAGTATGGCGGGAATATCAAAGCTTCCATCTCCCCTGAGTCCTTCGAGGCCATGAAGGTGGACGGCAAAATTTACGCTATTCCGAACCGGGCCTCCGAGTTCGCTGGCAGCAGTCTGCTGATCCGCACGGATTGGCTGGATAAGCTCGGCCTGAAGATGCCCGCAACACTGGATGAATTGACTGCAGTCCTGAAAGCCTTTAAACAAAAAGACCCTGGCGGCAACGGAGATAAAGGCGCTCCGCTGTCCATTGACGGCGCAATGGCTACGATGGTTAATGTAACCGGAGCTTTCGGCATTGCCACGGGCTGGAGTGAGGTGGACGGCAAGCTGGTTGCGGCGCCGCTGCAACCGGGGTTCAAGGAATATCTCAGCTATATGTCAGACCTGTATAAACAGGGACTGCTGGACAAGGAATTCGCCGTGAACAAGGACGCTACGCTAAAGGAAAAGTTCACCAGCGGCCGGGCCGGTGTGATTCCGCTTCCGTGGTATGACATCCCGGGCATTGCCGATGCCTTGACCAAGAACTTCCCGGATGCCAAATACGCATATGTTCCAGCCCTGAAGGGCAAGGACGGGCAGGCAGGTCTAGGGATGAGCGGCGGCTTCGACCGGCTGACATTTATACCGAAATCCTCGAAGCACCCGGAGGACGCAATAAAGTGGATTAACGCCAAGCTGGATAAAGACACCTTCAAGCTGATCGCCATCGGCGAAGAAGGCAAGCACTTCACCTACAAAGACGGTGTATACAGCCCGATTCTGCCCTTATTCACGGATGAACGCGGGCTTGCAAGCAACTATCTGACCGGAATTGATGAAAAGCTGTATCCCGTCTACTGGCAGGCCCGTGTCCAGAAAGACCCGCGTTTGTTCGCAGGCTTCACCTTCCTGAACAGGGAAATTCCGGCAGAAGACCGGATCTCCGATCCGCTGGCGATGGCGCCGTCCTTGCCGGAATATTCGAAGAACAACGCGTCGCTGAATCAGATGATCAATGATTTTGCCGTCAAAGTGATTGTGGGCGAGGAATC
- a CDS encoding NAD(P)/FAD-dependent oxidoreductase, which translates to MSYDCAIIGGGPAGLNAALVLGRARRKVIVFDDNQPRNGVTHASHGFITRDGVTPAEFRRMAYEEVLRYPSVTRQSFQVTDVCRAGNEFLIATENGGSVTARKVLIATGLREIMPDIPGLSEHYGRSLFNCPYCDGWELRDQPLIVVSGQPGVFHMTKILYNWSKDLIVATGGADVLTMEQRELLESRNIRIIEQPVAAFIGSGGKLRQVEFADGTHFERTGGFVAPRLQPKADFQAQLGYEVTESGGIAANEMGKSSVPGIYAAGDASYVMPSQLIYAAAQGSKAAMSINMELTEEEFAYR; encoded by the coding sequence ATGAGTTACGACTGTGCAATTATTGGCGGGGGACCGGCAGGATTAAATGCGGCTTTGGTGCTCGGCAGAGCGAGGCGGAAGGTAATTGTGTTCGACGACAATCAGCCCAGAAACGGAGTAACTCATGCCTCCCACGGATTTATTACCAGAGATGGCGTGACACCGGCTGAATTCCGGCGTATGGCCTATGAAGAGGTGCTGCGGTATCCGTCGGTTACTAGGCAATCTTTCCAAGTCACTGATGTCTGCCGGGCCGGCAATGAATTTTTAATCGCGACAGAAAACGGCGGCTCCGTTACGGCCCGCAAGGTGCTGATCGCTACGGGGCTGCGCGAGATTATGCCCGACATTCCCGGGTTAAGCGAGCATTATGGGCGAAGCCTTTTCAACTGTCCCTACTGCGATGGCTGGGAGCTGCGGGATCAACCGCTTATCGTGGTGTCCGGTCAGCCGGGAGTGTTCCACATGACCAAAATCCTGTATAACTGGAGCAAAGACCTGATTGTTGCCACAGGCGGGGCGGATGTGCTGACAATGGAGCAGCGGGAGCTTCTGGAATCCAGGAATATTAGGATCATTGAGCAGCCAGTGGCTGCATTTATAGGCAGTGGGGGAAAGCTGCGGCAGGTCGAATTTGCAGATGGTACGCACTTTGAGCGGACAGGCGGTTTTGTTGCTCCACGGCTGCAGCCGAAGGCGGATTTTCAGGCACAGCTGGGTTATGAAGTGACTGAGTCGGGCGGAATTGCCGCAAATGAGATGGGAAAAAGCTCAGTACCCGGAATTTACGCGGCCGGGGATGCCTCCTATGTGATGCCCTCGCAGTTAATTTACGCCGCTGCCCAGGGCAGCAAGGCCGCCATGTCCATCAACATGGAGCTGACGGAAGAGGAGTTCGCGTATAGATAA
- a CDS encoding xanthine phosphoribosyltransferase, with protein MELLKKRILEEGVVLSDQVLKLDALLNHQVDPMLTMEMGREFAGRFADAGVTRVVTVESSGIAVAFATAYELKVPLVFARRKKTLLADPDALCERVPSFTKGIVTDIMLSRQFISPDDKVLFIDDIIANGDAARGLIKIIHRSGAELVGLGVVVEKSFQAGARTIREQGIRLESLVRIMSLSEGKIVFDE; from the coding sequence TTATTGAAAAAACGGATTTTGGAGGAAGGGGTTGTCCTTTCCGATCAGGTGCTAAAGCTGGATGCTCTGCTCAACCACCAGGTTGATCCTATGCTGACGATGGAAATGGGACGGGAGTTTGCCGGGAGATTTGCTGATGCTGGAGTTACCCGTGTGGTTACCGTGGAATCCTCGGGTATTGCCGTGGCATTTGCCACCGCTTATGAGTTGAAGGTGCCGCTGGTTTTTGCCCGCCGCAAAAAAACGCTGCTCGCTGATCCGGATGCGCTCTGTGAAAGAGTTCCTTCGTTCACCAAAGGCATCGTTACAGACATTATGCTCTCCCGGCAGTTTATTTCCCCGGACGACAAGGTGCTGTTTATTGATGATATCATTGCTAACGGCGATGCTGCGCGAGGTCTGATTAAAATCATCCACCGTTCCGGTGCCGAACTGGTCGGACTCGGTGTAGTCGTAGAGAAAAGCTTCCAGGCAGGGGCCAGAACCATCCGGGAACAGGGGATCCGGCTGGAGTCGCTTGTCCGCATTATGTCACTGAGTGAAGGAAAAATTGTCTTTGACGAGTAA
- a CDS encoding sensor histidine kinase — translation MMKRAWTYLTGLSQGILSARNWLLAYTLLILLPVSIMLGSFYQRSNDILEKEVTRTMQLTLKQAGMNLTYKLNHIRDSSNSVFMNQILYDNLLQKDKITDQLGQIKELRNLAETAQENEDIFRLRFFVDASRMYGGDRINLYPLADMDKYPWYEAVKEAGGGIVWTGVYPEIYNDYGEKKIFSAARMLRNPRDYEEIVGILVMDVSEMLVQEIVSELQFSEKYAPYLIDGRGKLIYGTDGPEGLEPDAAADSSQALNQLPEELLSAVSHSEEGIVKRTIGRDKVNVVYTTVGTTGWKLVAQVSEAEISHRATALGQFTSIATLAGITVMFLVLVFVLLMFMIQGMQRRVQMILRMIRKEGIGWLEDRRSLPDGDFRLLERSVDHLIHKVNNLMEESYRAKMQEREAQLRTLQAQINPHFLYNALDMINWSAISHDAEDTSEMIEALAQYFRLSLNKGRDNVSIADELELARVFLEIQQNRFPSTFTFSIQAESGLESYIIPKLTLQPLVENALLHGIRKTKNKQGTIEISVRLENGDVVLTVADDGIGMDPQQANCLLLQPAAGQTAEGLDGSFGLYNVHERIRYFAGNRYGLSIETKLGTGTAVRVTVKAVIRK, via the coding sequence ATGATGAAAAGAGCCTGGACTTATCTGACTGGCCTTAGTCAGGGGATTCTCTCTGCGAGAAATTGGCTGCTCGCCTATACACTGCTCATTCTGCTGCCTGTGTCGATTATGCTGGGGTCCTTTTATCAGCGCTCCAATGACATTCTGGAGAAGGAAGTAACCCGCACGATGCAGCTCACTCTGAAGCAGGCGGGAATGAACCTGACTTATAAGCTGAACCATATCCGCGACAGCAGCAACTCTGTCTTCATGAACCAGATCCTGTACGACAATCTGCTGCAAAAGGACAAGATTACCGATCAGCTGGGCCAGATCAAGGAGCTGCGGAATCTGGCCGAAACCGCCCAGGAGAATGAGGATATTTTCCGGCTGCGTTTTTTTGTGGATGCTTCCCGGATGTACGGCGGTGACCGGATTAACCTGTATCCGCTGGCGGATATGGACAAATACCCTTGGTACGAAGCTGTAAAGGAGGCGGGCGGGGGCATTGTCTGGACGGGGGTATATCCGGAAATCTATAACGATTATGGAGAGAAGAAGATTTTTTCCGCTGCCCGGATGCTGCGCAACCCCAGGGACTATGAGGAAATTGTCGGCATTTTAGTGATGGATGTATCTGAAATGCTGGTTCAGGAGATTGTGTCGGAGCTGCAATTCTCGGAGAAGTATGCACCGTATCTAATCGACGGGCGCGGTAAGCTGATCTATGGGACAGATGGACCTGAAGGTTTGGAACCCGATGCTGCAGCAGACTCCTCGCAAGCCTTGAACCAGCTTCCCGAAGAACTGCTTAGCGCTGTCAGCCATTCCGAAGAAGGAATTGTAAAAAGAACCATCGGCCGCGACAAAGTAAATGTGGTATACACCACTGTTGGCACGACTGGCTGGAAGCTGGTGGCACAGGTATCGGAAGCGGAGATTTCGCACCGCGCTACAGCGCTTGGACAGTTCACCAGTATTGCTACCCTCGCGGGAATTACGGTCATGTTCCTTGTGCTGGTGTTTGTGCTGCTGATGTTCATGATCCAGGGCATGCAGCGACGGGTGCAGATGATCCTGCGGATGATCCGCAAGGAGGGGATCGGGTGGCTGGAGGACCGCCGGTCGTTGCCGGACGGGGATTTCCGCCTGCTGGAACGCAGCGTTGATCATCTGATCCATAAGGTCAACAATCTGATGGAAGAATCCTATCGGGCAAAGATGCAAGAGCGTGAAGCCCAGCTGAGGACGCTGCAGGCCCAGATCAATCCTCATTTTCTCTACAATGCCCTGGATATGATCAATTGGTCAGCAATTTCCCATGATGCAGAGGATACCAGCGAAATGATCGAAGCGCTGGCCCAGTATTTCCGGCTAAGTCTGAACAAAGGCCGCGATAATGTCAGCATTGCGGATGAACTGGAGCTGGCCCGGGTGTTCCTGGAGATTCAGCAGAACCGTTTCCCTTCTACCTTTACGTTTTCCATCCAGGCTGAGTCTGGTCTGGAGTCTTATATCATTCCTAAGCTGACGCTCCAGCCACTAGTTGAAAACGCGCTGCTGCATGGTATACGCAAGACGAAAAACAAGCAGGGAACGATAGAAATCTCTGTGCGTCTGGAGAACGGCGATGTTGTGCTGACTGTAGCGGATGACGGCATCGGGATGGACCCGCAGCAGGCGAACTGCCTGCTGCTTCAGCCCGCCGCCGGACAAACGGCGGAAGGACTGGACGGCTCGTTCGGATTATACAATGTGCATGAAAGAATCCGTTATTTTGCCGGAAACCGCTATGGCCTGTCCATCGAAACGAAGCTGGGCACGGGCACAGCCGTAAGGGTTACTGTGAAAGCAGTTATAAGAAAATAA
- a CDS encoding VOC family protein has product MIKGFGGIFWRTKNLEATKKWYSEVLQVEIGDWNGTVIKPQAGNETVFSFFTESNSYFPTEQQVMLNFQVSNLNETIKHLEHIGIPLAKKKESSEFGQFIWIEDPEGRLIELWEK; this is encoded by the coding sequence ATGATAAAAGGGTTCGGAGGAATATTTTGGAGAACCAAGAATCTTGAAGCTACAAAAAAATGGTACAGTGAAGTGTTGCAGGTTGAAATAGGAGATTGGAATGGGACTGTGATAAAACCCCAGGCAGGAAATGAGACGGTCTTTTCTTTCTTTACCGAGAGTAACAGTTACTTCCCGACAGAACAACAAGTGATGTTAAATTTCCAAGTATCTAATCTTAACGAGACGATTAAGCACCTTGAACATATTGGAATACCTCTTGCAAAGAAAAAAGAGAGCAGCGAATTTGGACAGTTTATTTGGATTGAAGATCCTGAAGGTCGCCTGATCGAGCTTTGGGAAAAATAA
- a CDS encoding GNAT family N-acetyltransferase — MEIEALSQDRRDEFLDFCRKHRADIDDSFLYEEDLAEFELSEENPTYVAVNAQGTVIAAASLILNDYNRRGRKGRFRIFQADTADQGIYQELLQAILPHTAGLDKLNLFVPAVNTRETKNMLAAGFAIERYSFLLVRDEETVPDFSLPAGYEIKSFRPGSDEAVWCEVRNAGFAKLKGSETPATPEMVTEMISGKDYIANGLLILYHNGQAVGIVRGADDDYEDSPIMNIGPLAVLPEYQGKGLGRILLRAALRFAKDNAYTRTILCVNAENERANSLYIGEGFKQAESAACFAYDLTAKENE; from the coding sequence ATGGAAATTGAAGCGTTGAGTCAGGACAGAAGGGACGAATTTTTGGATTTTTGCCGGAAACACCGGGCGGATATTGATGATTCTTTTCTGTATGAAGAAGACCTTGCAGAGTTTGAGCTGTCCGAAGAGAACCCCACCTATGTTGCGGTTAATGCACAGGGCACGGTAATTGCGGCTGCTTCGCTGATTCTGAATGACTACAACCGCAGAGGGCGGAAGGGCCGTTTTCGGATTTTTCAGGCAGATACAGCGGACCAGGGGATATACCAGGAGCTGCTGCAAGCCATTTTACCGCATACGGCAGGTCTGGATAAGCTGAATTTATTTGTGCCGGCGGTTAATACAAGAGAGACGAAGAATATGCTGGCTGCCGGATTTGCCATAGAGCGATATTCCTTTTTATTGGTCAGGGATGAAGAGACGGTTCCTGATTTCAGCTTGCCCGCCGGCTACGAGATTAAGTCCTTTCGTCCAGGAAGCGATGAAGCTGTCTGGTGTGAGGTCAGGAATGCCGGTTTTGCCAAGCTGAAGGGGAGCGAAACCCCGGCCACACCGGAAATGGTTACTGAGATGATCTCCGGCAAGGACTACATTGCCAACGGCTTATTAATACTTTACCATAACGGCCAGGCAGTCGGCATTGTGCGTGGAGCGGATGATGATTACGAAGATTCTCCGATCATGAACATTGGACCTTTGGCTGTGTTGCCGGAATATCAAGGGAAAGGGCTGGGACGGATTCTGCTGAGAGCGGCACTGCGGTTCGCCAAGGACAATGCATACACCCGGACAATACTCTGTGTAAATGCGGAAAACGAGCGTGCCAATTCGCTGTATATAGGGGAAGGCTTCAAGCAAGCCGAGTCCGCCGCCTGCTTCGCATACGATTTGACAGCTAAAGAGAACGAATGA
- a CDS encoding DUF7002 family protein, which yields MDHSIIDAMTKSPLRGSLYHFTRARNLPGMAALDAIFASSLLYPEYANGVRRTEAREAAFNGQLAVLNAHLRITPEAMGPGTTAEQFRACLDRHVFLWPTERDCMAMASMYSRREPGEAFAILRFAARPLLTEHFDHIRLSKYDSGSSPRYPHRMSYRKSCDMLLPIGQFMTKKGAALPAAPSQIKEVLVELQLTPLSRYLQTVYCSDPGRVPVAWSAIREPLVLPASQPP from the coding sequence ATGGACCATTCTATCATCGATGCTATGACCAAAAGCCCGCTAAGAGGCTCACTATACCATTTCACAAGAGCCAGGAACCTTCCCGGCATGGCCGCCTTGGATGCGATCTTCGCTTCCTCCCTGCTCTACCCTGAATATGCTAATGGCGTACGCCGGACAGAAGCCCGGGAAGCGGCCTTTAACGGCCAGCTTGCAGTGCTTAACGCCCATCTGCGAATCACCCCCGAGGCTATGGGACCGGGAACAACGGCTGAACAATTCCGCGCCTGCCTGGACCGCCATGTCTTCCTCTGGCCGACTGAACGTGACTGTATGGCTATGGCGTCTATGTACTCCCGCCGGGAACCGGGTGAGGCTTTTGCCATTCTGAGATTTGCCGCACGTCCGCTATTAACCGAACATTTCGACCATATCCGGTTGTCCAAATATGATTCCGGGAGCTCCCCGCGTTATCCGCACCGGATGTCCTACCGCAAGAGCTGCGACATGCTGCTGCCTATCGGACAGTTCATGACGAAGAAAGGCGCAGCCCTTCCGGCTGCACCTTCCCAGATCAAAGAAGTGCTTGTAGAACTTCAGCTCACTCCGTTAAGCAGATATCTACAGACAGTATACTGTTCTGATCCCGGGCGGGTCCCTGTGGCTTGGAGCGCTATCCGTGAACCGCTGGTACTGCCTGCTTCCCAGCCGCCTTAA
- a CDS encoding ABC transporter permease, with translation MGTGATELNRKSRAAAARSRSASKWRIAWRNRDYYVLLIPGLLFLLLFKYTPLYGVLIAFQDFNIFDGIRGSEWVGLEQFHKLVRSEEFGQVFMNTLLISVYKIVLLFPVPILIALVLNEVRLMFFKRTIQTIIYLPHFLSWVIISGLFVTILSTSGGLVNNIIQWFGGEPVSFFVSNQYFRSLVVFTAGWKEVGWNAIVFIAAIAGIDQEQYEAASIDGAGRIRRMLHISLPGILPTVVLMFILRLGSVLDAGTEQILTMYNPVVYETADVIGTFVYRIGLGKMDYSFSTAVGLFNSVVGFILIVSGNYISRKLLKRGIW, from the coding sequence TTGGGCACAGGTGCCACTGAATTGAACCGGAAGAGCAGAGCCGCCGCAGCCAGAAGCAGGTCCGCAAGCAAGTGGAGAATCGCCTGGAGGAACAGGGACTATTATGTGCTGCTGATACCCGGTCTTTTGTTTTTGCTGCTCTTCAAATATACGCCTTTGTATGGCGTACTGATCGCCTTTCAGGACTTTAATATCTTTGACGGCATCAGAGGCAGTGAATGGGTGGGGCTGGAGCAGTTTCACAAGCTGGTGAGGTCCGAAGAGTTCGGACAGGTGTTTATGAATACGCTGCTGATCAGCGTGTATAAGATCGTGCTGCTGTTTCCGGTTCCGATACTCATCGCATTGGTGCTGAACGAGGTCCGGCTGATGTTTTTCAAACGAACGATCCAGACGATTATCTATCTTCCGCACTTTCTGTCCTGGGTTATTATTTCGGGATTGTTCGTGACGATTCTCTCGACCTCAGGGGGGCTAGTCAACAATATCATCCAGTGGTTCGGCGGTGAGCCGGTCAGTTTTTTTGTCAGCAACCAGTATTTCCGCAGTCTGGTAGTTTTCACTGCCGGGTGGAAGGAGGTGGGCTGGAATGCCATTGTCTTCATAGCCGCCATCGCCGGGATTGATCAGGAACAATATGAAGCCGCTTCCATTGACGGGGCAGGCCGAATCCGCCGAATGCTGCATATCTCGCTCCCGGGGATTCTGCCTACTGTGGTGCTGATGTTCATTCTCCGCCTGGGCTCCGTGCTGGATGCCGGGACCGAGCAGATCCTAACAATGTACAATCCGGTAGTCTACGAGACGGCAGATGTCATCGGAACCTTTGTATACCGGATCGGCCTTGGCAAAATGGACTACAGCTTCAGCACGGCAGTCGGATTATTCAATTCGGTCGTAGGTTTTATTCTCATTGTCTCCGGCAACTATATCAGCCGCAAGCTGCTGAAGCGCGGGATCTGGTGA
- a CDS encoding response regulator transcription factor, with amino-acid sequence MKTLVIVDDEPSVLNGLRSYVDWAGQGIELIGAADDGDTGLEMIKELKPDIVLTDVQMPAMDGIRMAAEVRAVLPFTKIVFISGHNDADYLRSALQIHAVDYLLKPIRRKELASVMGKVTGALDAEARERSRVKEMQVKLAQSLPLLRERFLLSVISDRINPAHIREKLEFLDLALLSANGYIVIVIMIDDIPEVLDTRTEQDKQLLSYTVLNIIQELIDKQMRGITFEKQPGEYVGILLTRQLDDGDTEEAEEVQSPEQELLLLAESIRDNLRQWLKLSVTIGVGEGVSSLPELPSSYKQARGAADQKWYLGKNRILSMDKLESAEHLRYRYEAEWSERVLAALRSGDRKRTLNELEQIFARLEQNRGHGSRYAQNVSLHLILQSGQVMLELNGMSEEWEQKEMEAWKQVMRQETMQDLLRYTAAYLQEVCDFSHLKRSGKAGEVIERVRMLIGQRFAENLSASDIAEGVYLSPTYVRLLFKQETGETLFEYLTKVRIEQAKNLLKDPQNKLYEVCYAVGYTDPSHFSKLFKKITGSTPSAYREQLK; translated from the coding sequence ATGAAAACACTGGTCATTGTTGATGATGAGCCTTCTGTACTGAACGGGTTGCGCAGTTATGTGGACTGGGCGGGGCAGGGGATCGAGCTGATTGGCGCGGCGGATGACGGAGATACGGGACTTGAGATGATCAAGGAGCTGAAGCCGGATATTGTGCTGACGGATGTGCAGATGCCTGCGATGGACGGCATACGGATGGCTGCGGAAGTGCGTGCGGTACTGCCTTTTACTAAAATCGTGTTCATTAGCGGGCATAACGATGCCGATTATTTGCGGTCTGCGCTGCAGATTCATGCAGTGGATTATCTCCTGAAGCCCATCCGCCGCAAAGAGCTGGCTTCTGTCATGGGCAAGGTGACGGGAGCGCTTGATGCGGAAGCAAGGGAACGCAGCCGGGTGAAAGAGATGCAGGTTAAGCTGGCACAGAGCCTGCCGCTGCTGCGTGAGCGGTTCCTCCTGTCCGTAATCAGTGACCGCATCAATCCGGCGCATATCCGGGAGAAGCTTGAGTTTCTGGATTTGGCATTGTTATCTGCAAACGGTTACATCGTTATTGTCATTATGATTGATGATATACCGGAGGTACTGGATACCCGCACCGAACAGGATAAGCAGTTGCTCTCCTATACGGTGCTGAATATTATACAGGAATTAATCGATAAGCAGATGCGGGGGATTACCTTTGAGAAGCAGCCCGGAGAATATGTGGGTATTCTGCTGACCCGGCAGCTGGATGACGGAGATACGGAAGAGGCTGAGGAGGTTCAGTCTCCCGAGCAGGAGCTGCTCTTGCTGGCGGAATCCATCCGTGACAATCTGCGGCAATGGCTGAAGCTCAGTGTGACCATCGGAGTGGGCGAAGGCGTCAGCAGCTTGCCGGAATTACCGTCGTCCTACAAGCAGGCGAGAGGTGCGGCAGACCAGAAATGGTATCTGGGCAAAAACCGCATCCTGTCGATGGACAAGCTGGAATCCGCTGAGCATCTGCGGTACCGCTATGAAGCGGAGTGGAGTGAACGGGTGCTCGCGGCATTGCGGTCCGGAGACCGGAAGCGCACCTTGAACGAGCTGGAGCAGATTTTTGCACGGCTGGAGCAGAACCGCGGTCATGGCTCCCGTTATGCCCAGAATGTCAGCCTGCATCTGATTCTCCAATCCGGGCAGGTCATGCTTGAGCTGAACGGGATGTCAGAAGAGTGGGAGCAGAAAGAGATGGAAGCCTGGAAGCAGGTAATGCGCCAGGAAACGATGCAGGATTTGCTGCGGTATACCGCGGCATATCTGCAAGAGGTTTGCGATTTCTCCCATTTGAAGCGCAGTGGAAAGGCCGGCGAGGTTATTGAACGGGTACGCATGCTGATCGGGCAGAGATTTGCCGAGAATTTAAGCGCATCGGACATCGCTGAAGGCGTATATCTCAGCCCCACCTATGTCAGATTGCTGTTCAAGCAGGAAACCGGAGAAACCTTATTTGAATATCTGACCAAGGTCCGGATTGAGCAGGCGAAGAACCTGCTGAAAGATCCGCAGAATAAATTGTATGAGGTCTGTTATGCGGTGGGCTATACCGACCCCAGCCACTTCAGCAAGCTGTTCAAAAAAATAACCGGAAGTACACCTAGCGCATACAGGGAGCAGCTTAAATGA